DNA from Rubripirellula lacrimiformis:
AGCGGCTCGTTGTCCCGTGATCGTCGTTCCGGCTTTACGCTGCTGGAATTGTTGCTGGTCCTCGCGATTTTGGTCGTGATCGGCGGCATCGTGACCGTCAACATCGGCGGTGCGTCGACCGAAGCGAAGGTCAATGCGACCAAGACTCAGCTCAATGGGCTGAAAAACAACATCCAGATGTATCAGATTCGGATGAATACGCTGCCCGAGACCCTCGAAGCGCTGCGTGACGGACCAAGCGACGCTGCCAAGAAAGCCAAATGGGTCGCTCCGATCATCACCGAAGTTCCCACGGACGCCTGGGAAAACAGCCTGGTCTACACCGTCAATGGCAATACCTATGAAATCCGCAGCGGCGGCATCGATGGACAAGCCAACACGGACGACGACATCATTGTCGAAGGCTCCTGATTCCACCGTGCAACTCTTCGTTGGTCCCTCCTGTACCCGCGCGTCTGACCGATGCCAGCGCTGCGGGTTTTCACGATCCGCCTTCACGCTGCTGGAACTGTTATTGACGTTGGCCGTTTTGGCCGCGATTGCGTCGGTGGTGATCCCGCAGGTCGGGTTGATGATGGGCGATCGCCAATTGGTTCGCGCCGCCGAGCAGTTGCGGATTGAAATGACCCGCCAACGAGTCGACGCGATGCGCCAGGGGCGTGTGATGATGATCGAAGCCATGATCGACGGAGGAACGTTTCGACTGAAACCCTATTTTTCCTCTAGCGACGCTGTCGAAGCGATGGATCAAACCGGATCTCAGTCAGCACTGCTAAACGGTGCCGACCAGGGGAACGTCGCCGTGATTCAGGATTCCAGTGAATCCGAAGAAACGGTCGACTTGCCCGAAGGCGTCACATTCACATCCGTCGGCGTCGTATCCGCCGCACGTGCTTTTCAAATCGAACAACTGACGTTGGCGGACCAGGGCGAAGGCTGGAGCCGGCCGATTCTGTTTTATCCGGATGGGTCCACCAGCACTGCGTCGGTGGTGTTGTCGGCCGATGGCATTGGCCGCATCGTGGTGAAGGTGCGTGGGATTACTGGCGACGCGACGGTTAGCGAGGTGTTGGCACCATGATTCGTTCACGACGCGGCTTTTCGCTTTTGGAAATCCTGTTGGCCCTTGCGATCCTGGGCGGCGCGATGGCTGTGCTTAGCCAGATCGCGGAAACCGGGACTTCGGCAGCACGCGAAGCTCGTGATCTTTCGATCGCGCGGTTGATGTGTCAGTCCAAACTATCGGAAACCTTGCTGGACGCTGCGTCCGGCATCACACCGCAGACGGTGATGACCGTCCCGATGGAACCGTTTGATTCCGGATCTTTGACGACATTCAACTACAGCCTCGAAGTCCAGCCAGCCGCCTTGGATGGGTTGTTGGCGCTGCGCGTGACCGTCGTCGCCGAAAACCCCAACGGTGGGCCTGGGTTGGCTCAATACTCGTTGACGCGTTGGTTGGTCGACCCCGCGCTGGGATTGGAAGCCGCCGAGGCCGAGGAAGAAGCAATGAAAGAACTGGCTGCCGAAGAGGCCGCGTCATGATCCGCCGTCACCATTCGGATCGCCGTGTCTTGCAGGTCACTGCTGGGTTCACGTTGTTGGAGGTCATCTTGACGCTGGCGATGTCCGTCGTGCTGATGATCCTGGTCGGCGGAGCGATTCAGTTTTATGCGCGTGATATGAACGTCCGCGATATGGATGTGCGGCAAACTCAATTGGCCGCGGCCGTCATGCAGATGATCGAAGATGACTTGCGCGCCACGTTGCACCTGGAACCGGTTTCCATGGAAGGCTTAGAGTCGCTGTTGGCCGCTAGCGGTGGTGGCGATTCGGCGGCCGCAGGGGGGGAAGAAGATCTTTCCGCTGCGGGACTCGATTCGACCGACGATACGATCGCGGATGAAACCGCGGTTTCCGATACGGGAACCATGGATTTGCAAACCAGTGCAGCGGTGTTGGCGACCCCGGGTTTGATCGGTAACCAATACCAAATTCAAGTGGACCTCAGCCGCCTGCCGCGGCTAGAGGAATACGTCGCGATGATGGACGAAATGACCAGCGACATCGATGATGTCCCCAGCGATTTGAAAACGGTGGCCTACTTTGTTCAGCCGGCCGGAACCGTCGGCGGCGTCCAGGATCCACTGGCCACCATGACCGGTGACGAAACCACCGGCAGCGATCAATCGGACTTGGGCAGCGGAGGGCTGGTGAGACGTTCGCTGGACCGCGCGGTGACTTCCGAAGCGGCCGCCACAGGCGCGCTAGGACTGTTGAACCAAACCGGGGAATTGCTGGCTCCCGAAGTTCTGTCGATTGAATTTCAATACTGGGACGGAACCACTTGGCAATTGCAATGGAGCAGCGACGAGTACGGCGAACTGCCGATGGCGGTCAAAGTCCAGCTGACGATGGCGGATCCGACGGTCATGTTGTCGGATGGATCGGGCTTGGATCCTGATGCGACGCGAGTCTTCACGCACGTGATTCGGCTGCCGTTGGCACGCCCGATCGACACGACCGACGAAGACATGACGGGGGTGGTCCAGTGATCGCTGCCAACTCGCAAATGCCAGATTTCGCACCCTGCTCGATGGCACATCGCCGCCATCCGCGTGGCGGGTTTTTCCTGGTGCTGGTGTTGATTGTCGTCGCGGTTGCCACGATGGCGGTCTATTCGTTTACCGAGCTGATGTTGGCCTACGATGATTCGGCTTACTTGGCCGGTGATCTGGTTCAAGCACGTGTGAATGTCGAATCGGCGACCGAGTCGATGCGATTGATCCTGTCTCAACCGCCAGAAACGCGAATCGATTTTGGTGGTCTTTACAACAACCCGCAACTGTTCCAAGCGATCACGGTTTCCGGCGGCGATGACGGATCGCCGATTTCCAATTTCTCGATCCTGGCACCCGATTTGACGGAAACCGGCACCCTGGGCGGTTTGCGGTTTGGATTGCAGAACGAATCGGCGCGGTTGAATATCAACGCGTTGATCGTACTGGAAGCCAACGGCGGTGCTTTGATGCCGGTGATCGCGGCGGCCGGTGCTGATGCCGGCGGGGATGCGGTGGATGACATCGACACCGACAACATCGCAGTATCGCTGTTGATGTCATTGCCCGGCATGACCGAGGACGTGGCCGATGCGATCTTGGACTGGATCGACGAAGACGATGAACCACGCCCCTTCGGTGCCGAATCCGATTACTACCAAACATTGCCCGCCGCCTATTCGGCAGCCAATGGGCCGCTGAACAGTGTCGAGGAATTGTTGTTGGTCCGCGGTGTGACCCCGACGTTATTGTTCGGGGCCGACGCCAACCGAAACGGTGTGATGGATCCCGATGAACAGCAACGGTTTGGTGTCAGTATCGATACCGCCGGCGTTCTGGGCTGGGCCGCCTACATGACCGTGCACGGAGCCGAGGCGAACAAGCGGCGCGATGGTTCACCGCGAGTGAACGTGAATCAAGATGATCTGGAAGTCCTGTACACCGAACTGTTGGATGCGATCGGTGACGAGTCGTATGCCAGTTTCATCGTCGCCTACCGGATTGCTGGCGAATCCACTTCGCTGACCTCGGCATTGGCAGGGGCTGCCGATGGCGGGAACAACGGTGGTCAGAATCAGGACGACGAGGCTCAGCCCGGTGGCCCATGGTCGGCGGATCTGTTCGAGCAGCTCGACTTGACCGGTGGTGGTGGAACCAAACTGACTCAGATTTTGGACTTGGTCGATGCCAAGGCAACGGTCGGCCAGGGCGGGCAGGCGCGTTCCTACGATTCGCCCTTTGCCAGCGATCCGATCTCGGCTTCGGTCACGATGCCGATTTTGATGGACGCTTTGACGACTCAAGATGTCGACGTGATGCCCGGTCGGATTAATGTAAATGAATGCCCGGCTGAATTGCTGTATGGGATTCCACTGCTAAGCGAAGAGGCGGTGCAGGCAATCTTGGAAACTCGTCAGCCGGAATCGGACGACCCCAACCGGAATTTCGAAACCTGGTTGATGGTCGAAGGGTTGCTGACGCTCGATGAAATGCGACAGGTCACACCACTGTTGACCGCCGGTGGTGACGTCTACCGAGCCCAAGTGGTCGGCTACTTTGAACAAGCGGGAGCTTCGGCTCGAGTGGAAGTCTTACTGGACGCCACCACGGTGAACCCCAAAGTGATTTCCTGGCGTGACCTAAGCCATCTGGGGCGTGGCTTCGACCTGTCCGTGCTGGGTTTGCGATCCGGTGTCGTCCAGCAGTGATCGGCGCGACGGACCGAACATCCCCACCAACATGATTTACCCAACCAAGAGAAAGATCGGATGCCAAAGAAAATAGCCATCGACTGGGACGAACACGAACTTCGGTTGGTGGCCGGCCAGGTTTCCGGTTCGAAAGTCAAAATCACCGACGCCGTCGTCATTCCGTTGGACGGGTTGAACGCGATCGAAACGCTGCACAAAGCAGTCAAAGAACGCGGTTTGGCAGGGACTGATGCCCTGATCGCGATCGGACGTGGATACGCAGAACTGCGCGAACTGCAGCTGCCGCCGGTCCCCGAGGAAGAACTGCCCGACATGGTCCGGTTCCAGGCGATTCGCAGCTTTGCGTCCGCCGGCGATAGCGCTACGGTCGACTTTCTGGTCACGCGGCGGAGTGAAACCGGCGTCGAAATGATCGCGGCCGCGATCGGGCCTACCAAATTGAACGAGATTCGCAAAGCCTGTGAAGCGTGTTCGATCAACGCAAACCGAGTGTCGCTGCGACCACTGGCAGCCGCCTCGCTGTATTTGACTCAGTCGAAACTTCCGACCCAAGGCAACTTGGTGTTGGTCGACCTGCTGGCGGGTGATGCCGAGATCGTGGTCGCTCGTGATGGAAAGGTCGTGTTTGTTCGTACCGTGCGGATGCCGACTGAACTGAAGTCGCGGCCGCGTGCATTGGCGGGCGAACTGCGGCGCAGCTTGGTCGCCTGTGGAGCCGATGGGACGGCCGAACGAGTCATCCTGTGGGGACGCCAATCGGTCCACGTGGACGATCAGGCGATGTTGGCCGAAGCAGCCGGCAGCCCCGTCGATGTGATTGACCCATTCGATCTGGTCGATGTCGATGCCAAGGTTCGCAGCGAATTGCCCGATCACGTTGGGCGTCTGGCACCCTTGGTCGGTTTGTTGGCGGCCGATGAATCGCACCCCGAGCGGTTGATCGATTTCTTGAACCCGCGGAAACGCGTCGAAGAAGAACCCAATCACATCAAGACAGCGGTGATGGTGGCTGTGCCGGCCCTGTTGGCTCTGGTCGGTGGCTATTTGCTGTACGGCCAACTGAGTGAAATGGATACTCGGATCGCCGAATTGAAATCGGCCAACGCGGAAATGAAACCTGCGGTCGATGCCGCGGCCACCAGCATCAGCCGCACCGAAACCGTCGACCAGTTTTTGGATGGCGATGTCAATTGGTTGGCCGAGATGCGGCGGCTGGCAAAGGCGATGCCGCCAGCCGACAAAATGATCGTGCGAGGAATCACAGGCACGACCGATCCCCGAGCCGGTGGCGGCAAGTTGGTGATCACCGCCGCGGTCACCCAACCCGCCGTGATTGACGAATTTGAACGATCGCTGCGTGATGCCGATCACATCGTGGTCGGCGATGGTGTCAACGAAAGCAAGGACAAGGATGCCTATCGGTTCGGCATCAATGAAACCGTCACGATCAATCCGGCATCGATTCGCAACCAGCGATACGAGGGGATCCTCGCCGCGTTGATGGCGGCAACGGAATCGTCCAGTGAAGCGGAGCCTACGAGCGAAGCCGAAACAACAGACGAAGCCGAGCCTGCAAACGAAGCCGACTCGGGCAGCCCCGAGACAACCTCTGGGCCATCGGATCCCGCATCTGCGCCCGAAGCCGAAACGCCCGAAGCTGCCGAAGCCGAAGCGGAAGCTGCCGAAGCTGCCGAAGCTAAACCTGCCGACGCCGATCCGCCGCCTGAGGATTCACCCGAAGGGGATCAACCTACGTCCGAGCAACCTACTGACGAAGAATCCGCCAAGGTGGAGGTGCAAGCATGACTCAGCGCGAACGTTACTTAGCGATTCTTGTCGGCGGGCTGCTGGTTGTCGGTGGTGTGTGGTGGGGCTTTGACAAATATCGCTCTGCCGTCAAAAAACGCACCAACGAAATCACTCGGCTGGAACAAGAACAACAGCGTCTGACCGAACAGACGCTGCAAGGCGAATATGCGAATCGCCAAATGGGCGAATACATGATTCGTTCGTTGCCCGGCAATCTGGAATTGGCACAAGGGAAATATCAGCAATGGTTGATCGGCATTGTCCAAGACAACAATCTGATTTATCCCAGTGTTGACCCCACTCCGGCCCGTCCGATCGGTGGCATGTACCATCAACTAGGGTTCCGAGTCAGCGGCACCACTGACATCCCGAATTTGATTGGTCTGTTGCATTCGTTCTATGCAAAAGACTACCTGCACCGAATTCGTGAACTCGCAGTTCGTCCGAGTCGACAAGGTGGCTTTACAGTCGAAATGACGATCGATGCTGCGGCGCTGATGGCGGTGCCGAACGAATTGATCGAACCGGTCGATGCTTCCTGGCGAGTCGACGGTAGTCTGGCTGCCTATCGAGATCCGATTTTGGACCGCAACTTCTTTGCGCCGCCCAACGAAGCACCACGCTATCAGGGCAACGACGTGATCGAGGCGATCGTCGGCCGCGAAACACCTTCTCCGCTGACCTTCAAAGATACCGAAGGCAACAAGCTGACCTACGAATTGGTCGAAGGTCCGACCGAATTCGTATCGCTAAGCGGTGAAACCGGTACGTTGAAAATCAATAGTCCGACCAAGCAGGAGTTTCCGATCACGGTCCGGGCTACCGACAACGGCTATCCGGCGCGAACCAGCGAACAGAAATTGTTGGTCAAGGTGGTCGATCCACCACCGCCGCCAAAATCGGCTCCTGAAAAGCCGAAGTTTGACGATTCGACCCAAACTGTGTTGACCGCACTGGTCCAAGGTCGCGATGAATGGATGGCCTGGATGCATGTTCGCACCCGTGACCAGACCCTTCGTTTGCGTGTTGGCGATGCGTTCGAAATTGGTACGCTGAAAGGCGAGGTTGTCGAGGTTACCCCGAAGTTCGTGATGCTTGAAATTGATGGCCGGCGGTTCAGTTTGAAACCGGCAGGCAATCTAAGCGAAGCGGCCAAGGTTGCCGAACCTGAATAGTGAACGGACCCGGTGTCGGTGGCAATCTTGCTGCTGCGATGGTTCAGCCGCTTGCCCTGATTCGCCACTGTGCCGATGGACTCTGTC
Protein-coding regions in this window:
- a CDS encoding type II secretion system protein GspG, whose protein sequence is MRSRKPRLHRSTICPRSGSLSRDRRSGFTLLELLLVLAILVVIGGIVTVNIGGASTEAKVNATKTQLNGLKNNIQMYQIRMNTLPETLEALRDGPSDAAKKAKWVAPIITEVPTDAWENSLVYTVNGNTYEIRSGGIDGQANTDDDIIVEGS
- a CDS encoding prepilin-type N-terminal cleavage/methylation domain-containing protein — encoded protein: MKSAAAASMDKPTRTTTSLSKAPDSTVQLFVGPSCTRASDRCQRCGFSRSAFTLLELLLTLAVLAAIASVVIPQVGLMMGDRQLVRAAEQLRIEMTRQRVDAMRQGRVMMIEAMIDGGTFRLKPYFSSSDAVEAMDQTGSQSALLNGADQGNVAVIQDSSESEETVDLPEGVTFTSVGVVSAARAFQIEQLTLADQGEGWSRPILFYPDGSTSTASVVLSADGIGRIVVKVRGITGDATVSEVLAP
- a CDS encoding prepilin-type N-terminal cleavage/methylation domain-containing protein, which translates into the protein MIRSRRGFSLLEILLALAILGGAMAVLSQIAETGTSAAREARDLSIARLMCQSKLSETLLDAASGITPQTVMTVPMEPFDSGSLTTFNYSLEVQPAALDGLLALRVTVVAENPNGGPGLAQYSLTRWLVDPALGLEAAEAEEEAMKELAAEEAAS
- a CDS encoding prepilin-type cleavage/methylation domain-containing protein, whose product is MIRRHHSDRRVLQVTAGFTLLEVILTLAMSVVLMILVGGAIQFYARDMNVRDMDVRQTQLAAAVMQMIEDDLRATLHLEPVSMEGLESLLAASGGGDSAAAGGEEDLSAAGLDSTDDTIADETAVSDTGTMDLQTSAAVLATPGLIGNQYQIQVDLSRLPRLEEYVAMMDEMTSDIDDVPSDLKTVAYFVQPAGTVGGVQDPLATMTGDETTGSDQSDLGSGGLVRRSLDRAVTSEAAATGALGLLNQTGELLAPEVLSIEFQYWDGTTWQLQWSSDEYGELPMAVKVQLTMADPTVMLSDGSGLDPDATRVFTHVIRLPLARPIDTTDEDMTGVVQ
- a CDS encoding type II secretion system minor pseudopilin produces the protein MAHRRHPRGGFFLVLVLIVVAVATMAVYSFTELMLAYDDSAYLAGDLVQARVNVESATESMRLILSQPPETRIDFGGLYNNPQLFQAITVSGGDDGSPISNFSILAPDLTETGTLGGLRFGLQNESARLNINALIVLEANGGALMPVIAAAGADAGGDAVDDIDTDNIAVSLLMSLPGMTEDVADAILDWIDEDDEPRPFGAESDYYQTLPAAYSAANGPLNSVEELLLVRGVTPTLLFGADANRNGVMDPDEQQRFGVSIDTAGVLGWAAYMTVHGAEANKRRDGSPRVNVNQDDLEVLYTELLDAIGDESYASFIVAYRIAGESTSLTSALAGAADGGNNGGQNQDDEAQPGGPWSADLFEQLDLTGGGGTKLTQILDLVDAKATVGQGGQARSYDSPFASDPISASVTMPILMDALTTQDVDVMPGRINVNECPAELLYGIPLLSEEAVQAILETRQPESDDPNRNFETWLMVEGLLTLDEMRQVTPLLTAGGDVYRAQVVGYFEQAGASARVEVLLDATTVNPKVISWRDLSHLGRGFDLSVLGLRSGVVQQ
- the pilM gene encoding type IV pilus biogenesis protein PilM, with the translated sequence MPKKIAIDWDEHELRLVAGQVSGSKVKITDAVVIPLDGLNAIETLHKAVKERGLAGTDALIAIGRGYAELRELQLPPVPEEELPDMVRFQAIRSFASAGDSATVDFLVTRRSETGVEMIAAAIGPTKLNEIRKACEACSINANRVSLRPLAAASLYLTQSKLPTQGNLVLVDLLAGDAEIVVARDGKVVFVRTVRMPTELKSRPRALAGELRRSLVACGADGTAERVILWGRQSVHVDDQAMLAEAAGSPVDVIDPFDLVDVDAKVRSELPDHVGRLAPLVGLLAADESHPERLIDFLNPRKRVEEEPNHIKTAVMVAVPALLALVGGYLLYGQLSEMDTRIAELKSANAEMKPAVDAAATSISRTETVDQFLDGDVNWLAEMRRLAKAMPPADKMIVRGITGTTDPRAGGGKLVITAAVTQPAVIDEFERSLRDADHIVVGDGVNESKDKDAYRFGINETVTINPASIRNQRYEGILAALMAATESSSEAEPTSEAETTDEAEPANEADSGSPETTSGPSDPASAPEAETPEAAEAEAEAAEAAEAKPADADPPPEDSPEGDQPTSEQPTDEESAKVEVQA
- a CDS encoding cadherin repeat domain-containing protein; translated protein: MTQRERYLAILVGGLLVVGGVWWGFDKYRSAVKKRTNEITRLEQEQQRLTEQTLQGEYANRQMGEYMIRSLPGNLELAQGKYQQWLIGIVQDNNLIYPSVDPTPARPIGGMYHQLGFRVSGTTDIPNLIGLLHSFYAKDYLHRIRELAVRPSRQGGFTVEMTIDAAALMAVPNELIEPVDASWRVDGSLAAYRDPILDRNFFAPPNEAPRYQGNDVIEAIVGRETPSPLTFKDTEGNKLTYELVEGPTEFVSLSGETGTLKINSPTKQEFPITVRATDNGYPARTSEQKLLVKVVDPPPPPKSAPEKPKFDDSTQTVLTALVQGRDEWMAWMHVRTRDQTLRLRVGDAFEIGTLKGEVVEVTPKFVMLEIDGRRFSLKPAGNLSEAAKVAEPE